In Peromyscus maniculatus bairdii isolate BWxNUB_F1_BW_parent chromosome 21, HU_Pman_BW_mat_3.1, whole genome shotgun sequence, one DNA window encodes the following:
- the Vpreb3 gene encoding pre-B lymphocyte protein 3 isoform X1 → MACPGCLPLLLTGAFLAVFQPTLTHPDALLVFPGQVAQLGCTINSQHATIGDFGVSWYQQRPGSAPHLLYYCSEEEHYRPDDIPDRFSAATDVAHNVCVLTISPVQPEDDADYFCSIAYNFDP, encoded by the exons ATGGCCTGCCCTGgttgcctgcctctcctcctgacTGGAGCCTTCTTGGCAG TCTTCCAGCCAACCCTGACCCATCCTGACGCACTGCTGGTCTTCCCGGGCCAAGTGGCTCAACTTGGCTGCAcaatcaattcccagcatgccACCATTGGGGACTTTGGCGTGTCCTGGTATCAGCAGCGCCCAGGCAGCGCTCCCCATCTTCTCTACTACTGCTCAGAAGAGGAGCACTATCGGCCTGATGACATTCCGGACAGGTTCTCAGCTGCCACGGATGTGGCCCACAATGTCTGTGTGCTCACCATCAGCCCTGTGCAGCCAGAGGACGATGCGGACTACTTTTGTTCCATTGCCTATAACTTCGATCCTTAG